TAGCGGCTTTACCAATGGTAGGGATAGAAGTTTTCATTTTGGTACCCAAGAATATAAGATTGTAGGTATGATATCCCATTTAGGCCCACAATTAGGAGTGGCAGACGGTATTGCCTTGGCGCATAAACTACGTGGAGAAAATAAAGTCACGGCGGTCTTTACCGGTGAAGGGGCCACCAGCGAAGGAGATTTTCATGAGGCGCTTAATGTTGCGGCGGTATGGGATTTACCGGTACTGTTCTGTATCGAAAACAATGGCTACGGACTTTCTACACCGACAGAGGAGCAGTATAGATGCGAACATTTGGCCGACAAAGGTGCGGGTTATGGTATGGAATCACATATCATTGACGGAAATAACATCTTAGAGGTGTATACCAAAGTAAATGCACTTTGCACCGACATACGCGCCAATCCAAGGCCCGTACTTTTAGAGTTTAAGACCTTTAGGATGCGAGGTCATGAAGAGGCGAGCGGCACCAAATACGTACCAAAGGAACTCATGGAGGAATGGGCACAAAAGGACCCCTTGGATAATTTTGCGGATTATTTAAAAGAGCACAAACTCTTAAACGATGCCTCGGAAAAAGAGATTAGGGCAACTATTAGTGATGAAATTGATGCGCATTTGCAGCAAGCCTATGAAGAAGAGGCTATTATATTTAATGAAAGTAAAGAATTAAGTGATGTCTATTTTAATATTGATTTAGAAGATGTTACTCCTGATATACATACCAAAAATATCCGACTGGTAGATGCCATCTCCGATGGACTTCGGGGCGCAATGGAAAAGCATGATAATCTGGTTATTATGGGGCAAGATGTGGCGGAATACGGTGGCGTTTTTAAAATAACGGATGGTTTTGTAGCTGCTTTTGGTAAAGAACGTGTTCGGAATACGCCCATATGTGAATCGGCCATAGTCGCAGCCGCCATGGGACTTTCCATTAACGGAATGAAGGCGGTAATGGAAATGCAGTTTGCCGATTTTGCGAGCAGCGGTTTTAATCCCATCGTAAATTATTTAGCAAAAACCCATTATAGATGGGGTGAAAAGGCCGATGTTGTTATCCGAATGCCCTGTGGAGGCGGTGTGGCCGCCGGTCCTTTTCATTCACAGACCAATGAGGCATGGTTTACCAAAACTCCAGGATTAAAGGTAGTCTATCCTGCATTTCCTGTGGATGCCAAGGGTTTATTGGCCACGGCGATTGAAGACCCCAATCCAGTGCTGTTCTTTGAGCACAAAGGATTGTACAGAAGCGTATACCAAGAGGTGCCGACCAATCATTTTACGATTCCTTTTGGAGAGGCTTCTTTACTCCGTGAGGGTGATGCCATTACCATAGTAAGTTATGGTGCGGGTGTTCATTGGGCCCTGGAAACTTTGGATAAGAACAAGGATATTAAGGCCGACCTTCTTGATTTAAGGACGCTAGTGCCACTGGATATGGAGCGTATCTGCAGTTCCGTAAAAAAGACGGGGAAATTGATTATCCTGCAGGAAGATAGTCTCTTCGGCGGTATTGCCAGTGATATTTCCAGTTTGGTGATGGAGAACTGTTTTGAGTACCTGGACGGACCCATTAAAAGAGTCGCCAGTATGGAAACGCCCATACCCTTTAATGCGGAACTGGAGCGTAATTATCTGGCCAAATCAAAATTTGAAGCAGCCTTGTTGGCCTTGTTGGCCTACTAGTGAATCCGTTAACATCCGTACGATTAAGGTCAATAGACATCCTTAATATGTATCATCTTTGCACCACATTAATAATAGTTTAATCTATCAATACGTCCAATCTTTAAATAGAAACGTATATAGGATTAACCTTAAATCTAAATAAGTTATGAGAAAAATACTATTGCTTTTAGGAGTAAGTGTATTCATGTTGGCTTCTTGCTCCGTATCCAAGGACGCAAGAGAAAAAAGAAATCTTTTAAGTGGTTCTTGGACATTGGATAATGTTTCTTTTGCAAACAATACTGGGAGCTTCAAAGCAACTCTGTTCAATGATGTGGAAGATATATGCTTAGAAGGAAGCGATTGGTTCTTTCGCGACAATAATAGTACAGGTCGCTACACGATAGCACCTTCTACCTTATGTAACGGAGGAGACCGTTTTATCAGATGGTCCGTAGTAGAGCGTGATGAAAATTATTCCAGTCAATTACAGTTTAAATTTATCGATGAAAAACGCAAGGATATTTCCGGTGGTCTTGGATACCGTTTGAACATTGAAAGCTTGACCGAGCAGTCCATGCAATTAAAATCGAACGTCATGGTCGATGGTGAAACGGTTACCGTCGTATATGACTTCACAAAAAAATAATAGAAACCTACTTTAAACTAGATATAATGATAAAAAGTATTTTTAAAAGAAGCGCAAGTATTATGGTAACCTTAGCTTTAGTGCTAAGCTGTAGTACAGTTAAGAACGCAAATAAAACACAAAAAGGAGCTGTAATAGGAGCCGCAGGAGGCGCTGTTATTGGTGGCGTCCTCGGAAATAATATCGGTAACGGAAATAATACGGCCCTAGGCGCTATTTTGGGAGCTGCTATAGGTGGTGCTGCCGGTGGTTATATTGGTAACCGTATGGATAGGCAGGCAGAACGTATAGAAGAGGAAATACCTGGTGCAGAAGTAAAAAGGGTAGGAGAAGGTATCAATGTTACCTTTAATGAAGATGCGGGTGTTTATTTTGACACCAATAAATCTAGTGTGAAGGGAACTTCCGCAACTACCTTGGATAAACTGGCAGGAATATTCAACGAATATCCAAATTCCAATATTTTGGTAGAAGGGCACACGGATAGTGCAGGTGCGGAAGATTATAACATGAACCTTTCCAAGCAACGTGCGGAATCCGTTACCAATTATTTAGTAGCTAAAGGTATTTCTGCTAGCAGGTTTTCCACCAAATGGTACGGAGAATTACAGCCTGTAGGTGATAATGCCACCAGCGATGGTAAGGCAAAGAATAGGAGAGTGGAGTTGGCAATCGTTGCTAGCGAAGAGCTTAAAGAAGAGGCCATAGAGCAAACAAAGCAATAATATTTTCAAATACGGTAAATTAAATCCTCGCACTAGCGGGGATTTTTTTTGGAAAGTTGTTACTTTCACAGGGTGAAGGAATATGATGTTGTTATTGTTGGTGGTGGACTAGCCGGGCTTACCGCCGCTATAGCCCTATCTCGCAAAGGATATATGGTATTGGTCTTTGAACCCAACCAATATCCGCACCACAAAGTATGCGGGGAATATGTTTCCAACGAAGTGGTACCTTATCTAGAGTCACTCGGAGTAGCATTGGATAAGGTCGGGGCCGTACCCATTACCGATTTTCAAATCAGCGCTACAAGCGGTCGTATGGCGCAGACCAAACTCCCTCTGGGAGGTATTGGTATCAGTAGGTACAAGCTAGACCATACCCTCTATAAAAGAGCGCTGGAAGTAGGGGTAGCGTTCATTTTTACCAAGGTGTCCAGCATCAATTTTAAAAACGATATATTTCAAGTACGTACCCAATCCGATGTTTATAATTCGCCTATCGTAATCGGCGCTTATGGCAAACGGGATGCATTGGATAAATCCCTAAAGCGGGACTTCAGCTTTCAAAAACATTCTTGGTTAGCGGTAAAGGGACATTATCGCACTCCGGATTTTCCGGACAACTTGGTCGCATTACATAATTTTCCAGGGGGCTATGGCGGACTTTCCAAAACCGAGAGTGGTGCTGTGAATTTCTGCTATTTAGCGCATTACGATTCCTTTAAGAAATATCCGAACATAGAAGAGTTCAACCAAAAGATTGTCGCCCAGAACAAGAACTTGAGACATTTTTTTCATGAATCGGAAGCCTTGTTCGAAAAACCCTTGACCATTGCGCAGATCGCCTTTGAAGAGAAGAAGCCAATAGTGAACCATATCTTAATGTGCGGGGATACGGCGGGTCTTATTCATCCCTTATGCGGAAACGGAATGGCAATGGCCATCCATAGCGCAAAATTGGCTTCGGACTGCATCAGTACCTTCTTTGAAAGTGCCAGTAGAGATCGCACCGTTTTAGAGCAGGAATACAGCAGACGTTGGAACGCCACTTTTAAGAAAAGACTCTGGTACGGGCGCAAATTACAGCAGGTGTTGTTGCATAAAAAATGGGTTAATAGTGGCGTAGTGCTAGCGAGCGTCTCCGGAAAAGTACTACGCTATATAATCAGCAAAACACATGGCAAACCAATTATATGAGGATGAATTTTAAGCAGCGAAGTGAGCGAGAAGAAATCATGGACAACTATGATGGGAGCAAAGAAACCTTAAAGGCCGTGTTGAAGGATATTACGAGGGTAAATAGAATCCTCGGAGGAAATTCAATTACGGTAGACGCTGTGTTTAGGCTGATTAGAGAGAATAGGAGAGAATCGTATACGATTTTAGACATGGGTTGTGCGGACGGTAATATGCTTCGTTTACTAGCGGATAAGGCCAGAAAGGAACAGGTAGTCGTTAAATTGATAGGGGTAGACCTAAGTGAAGATGCTTTGGAAATTGCGCGGAAGGCCTCCGAGACATATCCCGAGATCAGTTATTCTAAAAAGAACATTTTAAGCGATGATTTTTCTGATTTCAGGGTAGACATTGTCATTACTACGCTGACCATGCATCATTTTAAAGATGTGGATATACTTAAGTTTATTCGTCAATTTATAAAACTATCCGCTATCGGTATAGTGGTCAATGACTTACAACGAAGTAGACTAGCGTATTATTTGTTCCAGATTTTTAGCCTTATTTTTATTAAAACAAAAGTTGCTAAGATAGACGGCCTTATTTCTATTAGTAAAGGATTTAGAAAGAAGGAGCTAGAAACATTCGCAAGTGCCTTGAAAGGAGTGTCCCATATCATAGAATGGAAATGGGCCTTTAGATATGTATGGGTCATGCGTAAAATGCGACTATAAATGCATATGAATACTACAAAAATAGTTGCGGTAGCTAAAGAACTACCAGAACATTGCCGAGAGACCAAAGACATTATTCCCTACGTAGACTTTTGGCTGCAGGGCCAAGAGGAGCGTTTTAGACGTAAGGTCGTTAAGATTTTCGAGGGTGCAGCCGTTGATAAGCGGTACGGAATCATGCCTATTGAAGAGGTGTTCTTGGCCTCTTCTTTTGAGGAGAAAAATGCAATTTATGCTCGGGAATCCAAGAAGTTAGGGAGTAAGGTTTTAGAAAAAGCCTTGAAGGAGGCGCATTGGACGCCAGATTCTTTGGATTATA
This genomic window from Maribacter sp. MJ134 contains:
- a CDS encoding NAD(P)/FAD-dependent oxidoreductase encodes the protein MKEYDVVIVGGGLAGLTAAIALSRKGYMVLVFEPNQYPHHKVCGEYVSNEVVPYLESLGVALDKVGAVPITDFQISATSGRMAQTKLPLGGIGISRYKLDHTLYKRALEVGVAFIFTKVSSINFKNDIFQVRTQSDVYNSPIVIGAYGKRDALDKSLKRDFSFQKHSWLAVKGHYRTPDFPDNLVALHNFPGGYGGLSKTESGAVNFCYLAHYDSFKKYPNIEEFNQKIVAQNKNLRHFFHESEALFEKPLTIAQIAFEEKKPIVNHILMCGDTAGLIHPLCGNGMAMAIHSAKLASDCISTFFESASRDRTVLEQEYSRRWNATFKKRLWYGRKLQQVLLHKKWVNSGVVLASVSGKVLRYIISKTHGKPII
- a CDS encoding thiamine pyrophosphate-dependent enzyme; the protein is MDYEKFKVTDDVKLKLHKAMLKPRMVEEKMLILLRQGKISKWFSGIGQEAISVGVTSALHASEYILPMHRNLGVFTTREIPLYRLFSQWQGKASGFTNGRDRSFHFGTQEYKIVGMISHLGPQLGVADGIALAHKLRGENKVTAVFTGEGATSEGDFHEALNVAAVWDLPVLFCIENNGYGLSTPTEEQYRCEHLADKGAGYGMESHIIDGNNILEVYTKVNALCTDIRANPRPVLLEFKTFRMRGHEEASGTKYVPKELMEEWAQKDPLDNFADYLKEHKLLNDASEKEIRATISDEIDAHLQQAYEEEAIIFNESKELSDVYFNIDLEDVTPDIHTKNIRLVDAISDGLRGAMEKHDNLVIMGQDVAEYGGVFKITDGFVAAFGKERVRNTPICESAIVAAAMGLSINGMKAVMEMQFADFASSGFNPIVNYLAKTHYRWGEKADVVIRMPCGGGVAAGPFHSQTNEAWFTKTPGLKVVYPAFPVDAKGLLATAIEDPNPVLFFEHKGLYRSVYQEVPTNHFTIPFGEASLLREGDAITIVSYGAGVHWALETLDKNKDIKADLLDLRTLVPLDMERICSSVKKTGKLIILQEDSLFGGIASDISSLVMENCFEYLDGPIKRVASMETPIPFNAELERNYLAKSKFEAALLALLAY
- a CDS encoding OmpA family protein is translated as MIKSIFKRSASIMVTLALVLSCSTVKNANKTQKGAVIGAAGGAVIGGVLGNNIGNGNNTALGAILGAAIGGAAGGYIGNRMDRQAERIEEEIPGAEVKRVGEGINVTFNEDAGVYFDTNKSSVKGTSATTLDKLAGIFNEYPNSNILVEGHTDSAGAEDYNMNLSKQRAESVTNYLVAKGISASRFSTKWYGELQPVGDNATSDGKAKNRRVELAIVASEELKEEAIEQTKQ
- a CDS encoding lipocalin family protein, encoding MRKILLLLGVSVFMLASCSVSKDAREKRNLLSGSWTLDNVSFANNTGSFKATLFNDVEDICLEGSDWFFRDNNSTGRYTIAPSTLCNGGDRFIRWSVVERDENYSSQLQFKFIDEKRKDISGGLGYRLNIESLTEQSMQLKSNVMVDGETVTVVYDFTKK
- a CDS encoding methyltransferase domain-containing protein, which encodes MNFKQRSEREEIMDNYDGSKETLKAVLKDITRVNRILGGNSITVDAVFRLIRENRRESYTILDMGCADGNMLRLLADKARKEQVVVKLIGVDLSEDALEIARKASETYPEISYSKKNILSDDFSDFRVDIVITTLTMHHFKDVDILKFIRQFIKLSAIGIVVNDLQRSRLAYYLFQIFSLIFIKTKVAKIDGLISISKGFRKKELETFASALKGVSHIIEWKWAFRYVWVMRKMRL